In Acidobacteriota bacterium, a genomic segment contains:
- a CDS encoding DUF3566 domain-containing protein, with translation MKQLELNSIGVGSVFKLYLVMGVVIGLIIGIIMAVAGIGKGVPMFGTGGVLGGILGGVVYGVAMGVGGAIGAFIYNIFAAMIGGIKLTFRE, from the coding sequence ATGAAACAGTTAGAGCTTAACTCTATTGGTGTTGGGTCGGTTTTTAAACTGTATTTGGTGATGGGGGTGGTGATCGGGTTGATCATAGGGATCATTATGGCTGTCGCTGGCATCGGAAAAGGAGTGCCGATGTTTGGCACTGGTGGCGTTCTCGGCGGTATTCTGGGAGGCGTCGTTTACGGTGTTGCTATGGGAGTAGGTGGTGCTATCGGCGCCTTTATCTACAACATCTTCGCCGCGATGATCGGTGGGATCAAGCTCACCTTCCGGGAATAA